The following proteins are co-located in the Tolypothrix sp. NIES-4075 genome:
- a CDS encoding sensor histidine kinase, which produces MYKWILPSLSEILAESQLSVAECSPAASDRQWCVSLAATEQLLLNTLATNSTDATQGLVLAAPAPMFSQPRLTQSLQTITFTAKPFNPLALMPFQMPTGTTVIPDEIAPHESVLPLLAADPLGREQFCLIFTEKFRLVLVLAEDSCGQKKFSFSFDPEVVQMAWRSLGARVMLNNPDFYAELNSLVQKYEPVAPDYHILMQFSQLLLTQLPQEEKAANRHDKENCADASAHRSSRPDVELLQAFAHEVRTPLTTIRTMTRLLLKQKTLPANVIKRLEVIDHECTEQIDRMELLFKAAELETSAPAKSSNTQLTPTSLDQVLQQSIPRWQQTANRRNLTLDVVLPQQLPTVVSNPSMLDRVLTGLMENFTRSLPAGSHIQVHVIPAGDQLKLQLSPQAQCKDSENPFAAVTPPIRKALGQLLMFQPETGVISLNLSATKHLFQAIGGKLIVRQRPQHGEVLTIFLPLKD; this is translated from the coding sequence GTGTACAAATGGATCTTGCCAAGTCTGAGTGAAATTTTAGCCGAAAGTCAATTAAGCGTGGCTGAATGTTCACCTGCTGCATCAGACCGGCAGTGGTGCGTCAGTTTAGCCGCAACTGAACAGTTGCTATTAAATACTTTAGCAACTAATTCAACTGATGCCACCCAAGGATTAGTTTTAGCTGCACCGGCACCAATGTTTAGTCAGCCAAGATTAACTCAAAGCTTGCAGACAATAACTTTTACAGCAAAACCATTTAACCCGTTGGCATTGATGCCATTTCAAATGCCGACTGGGACAACAGTAATACCAGATGAAATTGCTCCTCATGAATCGGTACTGCCTTTATTAGCTGCCGATCCGTTGGGGAGAGAGCAGTTTTGCTTAATTTTTACAGAAAAATTTAGATTAGTATTAGTTTTAGCCGAAGATAGTTGCGGTCAAAAAAAGTTTTCCTTTTCCTTCGATCCAGAAGTGGTTCAGATGGCGTGGCGATCGCTTGGTGCGAGAGTCATGCTAAACAATCCTGATTTTTATGCCGAACTAAATTCTTTAGTACAAAAATACGAACCAGTTGCACCAGATTATCACATTTTGATGCAATTTAGTCAGTTATTGTTAACGCAACTACCCCAAGAAGAAAAAGCCGCGAACCGACACGATAAAGAAAATTGCGCCGATGCCTCTGCTCACCGTTCGTCCCGTCCCGATGTAGAATTGCTTCAAGCTTTTGCTCACGAAGTCCGCACACCCTTGACAACAATTCGCACCATGACACGTCTGCTATTGAAGCAGAAAACTCTGCCAGCAAACGTTATCAAGCGCTTGGAAGTTATCGACCACGAGTGTACAGAGCAAATTGATCGTATGGAGTTGCTCTTTAAAGCCGCAGAATTAGAAACTTCTGCTCCCGCGAAATCGAGCAACACTCAACTGACACCAACTTCTTTAGATCAAGTTTTACAGCAGAGCATTCCCCGGTGGCAACAAACCGCAAATCGGCGTAACTTAACTTTGGATGTTGTCTTACCGCAGCAATTACCAACGGTGGTAAGCAATCCTTCAATGCTCGATCGCGTACTCACCGGTTTGATGGAAAATTTTACCCGCAGCTTACCAGCTGGTAGTCATATTCAAGTACACGTAATTCCTGCCGGCGATCAATTAAAGTTACAATTATCACCCCAAGCTCAATGCAAAGACAGTGAAAACCCCTTCGCAGCCGTAACCCCACCAATTCGTAAGGCTTTAGGTCAATTGTTGATGTTCCAACCAGAGACCGGTGTAATTAGCTTGAATCTTTCTGCGACAAAGCATTTATTTCAGGCGATCGGAGGTAAACTCATTGTCCGCCAACGTCCGCAGCACGGCGAAGTTTTAACGATTTTTCTGCCGCTGAAGGATTGA
- a CDS encoding iron-containing redox enzyme family protein, which translates to MQTNLVRFPIAEALGNTEQTLSKASTKYDCAMQQFQELLATEDLDNKLDAQPSIVSEFEDALRSAISDAYQKGYGDDDAHCFLQRILYGINRLKLFWYDDLRHYNNERSLYLSSLCQQIEAAWQNWELAQIDVAALQQLNVKDALIKRAAEDLDPPLSSESRYIREEMSVVGYRHLLAIASFDGLVEGSRLSRILGGAANEVQCTLVRVLLEEYGNGRLSRKHSTFFKAMMAEFGMNTQPEGYFDLVPWEVLACANHNFLVTECKRHFLRYSGGLTYFEVAGPAAYRNYLTAAQRLQLSEAAMGYWELHIREDERHGRWMLDDVALPLAEQYPSDAWELVLGYDQEKLMSDRAAAAVVRSIREAEHSALLIK; encoded by the coding sequence ATGCAAACCAACTTAGTTAGGTTCCCCATCGCTGAGGCATTGGGAAACACTGAACAAACACTTTCAAAAGCATCTACCAAGTACGATTGTGCAATGCAGCAATTTCAAGAGCTGCTGGCAACTGAGGATTTGGATAATAAACTGGATGCACAACCATCTATAGTAAGTGAGTTTGAAGACGCACTACGATCGGCAATTAGTGACGCTTATCAAAAAGGCTATGGTGATGATGATGCTCACTGTTTTTTACAGCGAATTCTTTATGGCATCAATCGGCTGAAGCTGTTTTGGTATGACGATTTGCGGCACTATAATAATGAGCGATCGCTTTATTTATCCTCATTGTGCCAGCAAATTGAAGCAGCTTGGCAAAATTGGGAACTTGCACAAATCGATGTAGCTGCACTGCAACAATTAAATGTCAAAGATGCTTTAATTAAACGTGCTGCTGAAGATTTAGATCCGCCATTATCCTCGGAAAGTCGCTATATTCGTGAGGAAATGAGCGTAGTTGGCTATCGTCACTTGTTAGCGATCGCCTCGTTTGATGGTTTAGTTGAAGGTAGTCGGCTTTCCCGCATTTTGGGTGGTGCGGCAAATGAAGTGCAATGTACCCTAGTACGGGTACTGCTAGAAGAATACGGCAACGGGCGCTTATCTCGCAAGCACTCGACATTTTTCAAAGCAATGATGGCTGAGTTTGGTATGAACACTCAGCCAGAAGGGTACTTCGATTTAGTGCCTTGGGAAGTACTAGCTTGCGCTAATCATAACTTTTTGGTGACGGAGTGCAAGCGGCATTTTCTGCGCTATAGTGGGGGGTTGACCTATTTTGAAGTGGCAGGACCCGCAGCTTATAGAAATTATCTCACGGCGGCGCAACGATTGCAACTGTCGGAAGCGGCAATGGGTTATTGGGAACTGCACATCAGGGAAGACGAACGCCACGGACGTTGGATGCTGGATGATGTAGCTTTGCCTTTGGCAGAACAATATCCCTCGGATGCGTGGGAACTGGTGCTGGGGTATGACCAGGAGAAATTGATGAGCGATCGCGCTGCTGCTGCTGTCGTGCGATCGATACGCGAGGCAGAACATTCTGCTTTACTCATCAAATAA